The Euphorbia lathyris chromosome 2, ddEupLath1.1, whole genome shotgun sequence genome includes a window with the following:
- the LOC136217651 gene encoding uncharacterized protein isoform X1, whose translation MDFWKRASSISKAPLSNSSKNELEMIQHEEQKTTDVDVDLREVYFLILQFLSFGPCQKTFGQFWNELLEHELLARRPHAWFSRSGALSGIENDDGVSLPLSYNKLVERYPHIEKDHLIKLLKQLLLHLASPVRGKVGGHTPNAADVPTLLGSGSFSLLDSERSSHKQSKLLPSHLRWPHMQADQVHGLGLREIGGGFVKHHRAPSIRSTCYTIAKPLTMVQKMQNIKKCRGHRDAVYCAIFDRSGRYVITGSDDRLVKIWSMETAFCLSSCKGHEGDITDLAVSSNNALVASASNDFVIRVWRLPDGLPISVLRGHTGAVTAIAFSPRPSSVYQLLSSSDDGTCRIWDARYSHCSPRIYVPKPSNSVAGKDNVPSSTGPSSSNGLQSNQILCCAYNANGTVFVTGSSDTLARVWSACKSSTDDSEQLIHEIDVLSGHENDVNYVQFSGCTAASRSSLPDTLKEERIPKFKNTWFCHDNIVTCSRDGSAIIWAPRSRRSHGKSLRWTKLYHLKVPPPPLPPQPPRGGPRQRILPTPRGVNMIVWSLDNRFVLAAIMDCRICVWNAADSSLVHSLTGHTASSYVLDVHPFNPRIAMSAGYDGRTIVWDIWEGVPIRVYEIGLGRFKLVDGKFSPDGTSIVLSDDVGQIHLINTGQGESQKDAKYDQFFLGDYLPVIRDASGNVLDQESQLPPHRRNLQDPICDSSFIPYPEPYQTMFQQRRLGALGVEWRPPSIKFTVGPDFSLGLDYQMPPLEDLDRMIEPLPEFLDAIFWEPEIEIISDDADSEYNLAEDCPSEGEQGSLRYISPSDSDCSMEDSDIDHDREDGLRRSRRRKHKTDVGSSGRRVKKRNLNERDGLVSGSNGVKKQKSGRKVPKRTSSRGKPSRPQRVAARNAINMFSRIKGSSTDGDDSEDDTSSSESGFQDSITERNITEGYLHIAEDKYTKEEMHALDAEKIAKCPELPESQPNVGDRKKLVLKFSLRHSKKPVSPDNIINVQRQIDNVTSCSQSLQEIGISSSSKDPGSCSSNGFGLELSENHNKGNITGIAYPAKAENEIGRFSGENEGKIRWGEVKTRSSKHSRLGDATPGDSSVGFDANYDAQLESMSNIKEDQELFEVDPAGRTEDHVPSALVQSSLTFSPSLSADLKSKCGASVVTINGAPDDGVRDLSGSDKCRNFGSLGESEYSGSNHCQGLKENPPPKLTRLKIKVGDLQTPSSILMHRGSENGFQENTLDIMYKNPSREQKNQLLRVAARDEDSSRSTSLYDVRERESLQKSRAHLEDSDHSEEENVADAIRRTRSMKMKATSREPNDVNYKKRVKLGRDLVGISNDDGTELPSEERIVRSRCARNRRGDSDSRYLISRKPSHPARKLSWLILSELEDGYRYIPQLGDEVVYLRQGHQEYIESRSDKLPDVGPWTSIKGCLSAVEICKVERLDYATYPGSGDSCCKIVLRFTNPQSDVFGKAFKLTLPELINFPDFVVEKTWYDAAISRNWSHRDKCRVWWRNENGEDGSWWDGRVVSSEAKSKEFPDSPWERYTIRYKSDESDCHRHSPWELHDPDMPWEHPHIDLVTRDNLLSAFEKLERSVSKNQDYYGIQKLNEASHRLDFFNRFPVPLCPEIIRSRLENSYYRSLEAVNHDIDVMMDNAQSYFAKHVDLSLRMERLSKWYTKKLTKL comes from the exons ATGGATTTCTGGAAGCGTGCATCTTCTATTAGCAAGGCACCTTTGAGTAATTCTTCAAAAAATGAACTGGAGATGATTCAGCATGAAGAACAAAAGACAACAGATGTAGACGTAGACCTTAGAGAAGTTTACTTTCTGATTTTGCAATTCCTATCTTTTGGGCCTTGCCAAAAAACTTTTGGACAATTTTGGAATGAGCTTTTGGAACACGAGCTTCTAGCAAGAAGACCTCATGCATGGTTTTCAAGAAGTGGTGCACTTAGTGGAATTGAAAATGATGATGGTGTCTCCCTTCCATTAAGTTACAATAAATTGGTTGAGAG GTATCCTCATATTGAAAAAGATCATCTGATAAAGCTTCTGAAGCAACTGCTTTTGCATTTAGCCTCACCTGTACGTGGCAAGGTTGGAGGACATACTCCAAATGCAGCAGATGTTCCTACGCTACTGGGATCCGGTTCCTTTTCACTTCTAGATT CTGAAAGGAGTTCACATAAGCAATCTAAGCTTCTTCCTTCGCACCTGCGATGGCCACACATGCAAGCTGATCAAGTTCATGGTTTAGGTCTAAGGGAAATTGGAGGAGGTTTTGTAAAGCACCATCGTGCTCCATCCATTCGCTCTACATGTTACACTATTGCTAAGCCATTGACTATGGTGCAAAAGATGCAAAACATTAAGAAGTGCAGGGGACATCGTGATGCTGTGTATTGTG CTATATTTGACCGCTCAGGAAGATATGTAATTACTGGTTCGGATGATCGACTTGTCAAGATTTGGTCGATGGAAACTGCATTTTGCTTGTCAAGTTGCAAAGGCCATGAA GGTGATATTACTGACTTGGCTGTGAGTTCAAACAATGCTTTAGTGGCATCTGCTTCTAACGATTTTGTCATCCGAGTA TGGCGCTTGCCAGATGGGTTGCCAATTTCAGTGTTGCGAGGGCATACTGGAGCTGTTACTGCTATTGCTTTTAGTCCCAGGCCTAGTTCTGTATACCAGCTTTTATC GTCATCAGATGATGGAACTTGTCGAATCTGGGATGCTAGATATTCCCATTGCAGTCCACGAATTTATGTGCCAAAACCTTCAAACAGTGTTGCTG GTAAGGATAATGTTCCATCTAGTACCGGTCCCTCCTCGAGCAATGGTTTGCAGAGCAATCAGATTTTATGTTGTGCTTACAATGCTAACGGGACAGTGTTTGTCACTGGTAGCTCAGACACCTTAGCGAGG GTTTGGAGTGCCTGCAAATCTAGCACAGATGACTCAGAACAATTAATTCATGAGATTGATGTATTGTCTGGCCATGAGAATGATGTCAATTATGTCCAATTCAG TGGCTGTACTGCAGCATCAAGATCTTCATTGCCCGACACCTTGAAGGAGGAGCGTATtcctaaatttaaaaataccTG GTTCTGTCATGACAACATTGTTACCTGTTCTCGTGATGGTAGCGCAATAATATGGGCTCCTAGATCACGTAGATCCCAT GGAAAATCTTTACGCTGGACAAAGCTTTATCATCTGAAGGTTCCACCTCCCCCACTGCCTCCACAACCGCCACGTGGAGGTCCACGCCAGAGAATTCTTCCAACTCCTCGCGGCGTTAATATGATTGTGTGGAGCTTGGATAACCGTTTTGTGCTTGCAGCTATAATGG ATTGCAGAATATGTGTTTGGAATGCAGCTGATAGTAGCTTAGTACATTCTTTGACTGGTCATACGGCATCT TCTTATGTGTTAGATGTTCATCCTTTCAACCCTCGGATAGCTATGAGTGCAGGGTATGATGGGAGAACAATAGTCTGGGAT ATATGGGAGGGAGTTCCTATCCGAGTATATGAAATTGGACTGGGGCGTTTCAAGTTGGTTGATGGAAAATTTTCTCC GGATGGAACATCAATAGTGCTTTCAGATGATGTTGGCCAGATACATTTGATAAACACTGGCCAGGGTGAGTCGCAGAAGGATGCCAAATACGATCAG TTCTTCCTTGGTGATTATCTGCCAGTTATCAGAGATGCTTCTGGAAATGTTCTTGATCAG GAGTCACAGCTCCCTCCACATCGAAGGAATCTTCAGGACCCTATCTGTGATTCCA GTTTTATTCCGTATCCAGAACCTTACCAGACAATGTTCCAGCAACGGAGACTTGGTGCTCTTGGTGTTGAGTGGCGCCCTCCATCTATAAAATTTACTGTTGGTCCAGATTTCAGTTTAGGCCTAGATTATCAAATGCCTCCTTTAGAAGACTTGGATAGAATGATTGAGCCACTACCCGAGTTTTTAGATGCCATTTTCTGGGAACCAGAAATTGAAATCATAAGTGATGACGCTGATTCAGAGTATAATCTTGCGGAAGACTGCCCGAGTGAAGGTGAGCAAGGTAGTTTGCGTTACATCTCTCCCAGTGACTCAGATTGTAGCATGGAGGACAGTGACATTGATCATGATCGGGAAGATGGTCTTCGTAggtcaagaagaagaaaacacAAGACTGAT GTTGGGTCCTCGGGGAGGCGTGTCAAGAAGAGGAATTTGAATGAACGTGATGGCTTGGTATCTGGAAGTAATGGAGTTAAGAAACAAAAAAGTGGCCGCAAAGTTCCCAAGAGGACATCTTCCAGGGGCAAGCCATCCCGGCCTCAGCGTGTTGCAGCACGCAATGCTATAAATATGTTTTCCAGAATTAAAGGTTCATCTACTGATGGAGATGATTCAGAAGATGATACATCCAGCAGCGAATCAGGTTTCCAAGATTCAATCACTGAAAGAAATATAACTGAAGGATACTTGCATATCGCGGAAGATAAATATACAAAAGAAGAAATGCATGCACTTGATGCTGAGAAAATAGCCAAATGTCCTGAGCTTCCTGAATCTCAACCAAATGTGGGAGACAGGAAGAAACTAGTCTTGAAGTTTTCATTGCGTCACTCAAAGAAGCCTGTATCTCCAGATAACATAATCAATGTTCAGAGACAAATTGATAATGTAACTTCATGTAGCCAATCTCTTCAAGAAATTGGGATAAGCAGTAGCTCCAAAGATCCAGGGTCGTGTTCCTCGAATGGATTTGGTCTGGAGTTGTCTGAAAACCATAATAAAGGTAATATTACTGGCATTGCGTACCCTGCAAAGGCTGAAAACGAAATAGGGAGATTTTCTGGTGAGAATGAAGGAAAAATCAGATGGGGAGAGGTCAAGACCCGTTCTTCCAAGCATTCAAGATTAGGAGATGCGACTCCAGGTGATTCTTCTGTTGGATTCGATGCTAATTATGATGCACAACTGGAAAGCATGAGTAATATTAAAGA GGATCAGGAACTGTTTGAGGTGGATCCGGCTGGAAGAACTGAAGATCATGTTCCTTCAGCTTTAGTACAGAGTAGTTTGACATTTTCACCATCACTGTCAGCTGATCTCAAATCAAAATGTGGTGCTTCTGTAGTCACTATTAATGGAGCCCCAGATGATGGAGTCCGAGATTTGTCTGGTTCTGATAAATGCAGAAATTTTGGTTCATTGGGAGAAAGTGAATATTCTGGTTCAAATCATTGCCAGGGACTAAAAGAGAATCCTCCTCCAAAGTTAACAAGGTTAAAGATAAAAGTAGGGGACTTACAAACTCCTTCATCCATACTTATGCATCGGGGATCAGAGAATGGATTTCAAGAAAATACACTAGACATAATGTATAAAAATCCCTCACGAGAACAGAAAAATCAGCTTCTGAGAGTAGCAGCAAGAGATGAAGATTCCAGTAGATCAACTTCTTTGTATGATGTTCGAGAGAGGGAAAGCTTGCAAAAGAGCAGAGCTCATTTGGAGGATTCAGATCATAGTGAGGAAGAGAATGTTGCCGATGCAATACGCAGAACAAGATCAATGAAGATGAAGGCAACTTCACGGGAGCCAAATGATGTGAACTATAAGAAGAGGGTGAAATTGGGTCGTGACTTAGTGGGGATATCGAATGATGATGGTACTGAGCTCCCATCTGAAGAAAGGATAGTGAGGTCAAGGTGTGCTAGAAACAGGCGAGGTGATAGTGACTCGAGATATTTGATTTCAAGAAAGCCAAGTCACCCTGCAAGGAAATTGTCATGGCTGATCTTATCAGAACTGGAGGATGGTTATCGTTATATTCCCCAGCTAGGTGATGAAGTCGTGTATTTGAGACAG GGCCATCAAGAGTATATTGAATCAAGATCAGATAAGCTACCGGATGTAGGTCCCTGGACTTCAATTAAAGGATGTCTTAGTGCTGTGGAGATTTGCAAAGTTGAAAGGCTTGATTATGCCACGTATCCTGGTTCTGGGGATAGCTGCTGTAAAATTGTACTTAGATTTACAAATCCTCAATCTGATGTATTCGGTAAAGCATTCAAGTTGACCCTGCCTGAACTGATCAATTTTCCTGACTTTGTTGTTGAGAAAACATGGTATGATGCTGCTATCAGTAGAAATTGGAGCCATAGGGATAAATGCCGGGTGTGGTGGAGGAATGAAAATGGAGAAGATGGCAGCTGGTGGGACGGTAGGGTTGTTTCTTCAGAAGCAAAGTCAAAGGAGTTTCCTGATAGTCCGTGGGAGAGATATACCATCCGCTACAAGAGTGATGAATCTGATTGCCATCGTCACAGTCCTTGGGAACTGCATGATCCTGACATGCCATGGGAGCACCCTCATATTGATTTAGTGACAAGAGACAACTTGTTATCCGCTTTTGAAAAATTAGAACGATCAGTGAGCAAAAATCAG GATTATTACGGAATACAAAAACTGAATGAGGCATCTCATAGGTTGGATTTCTTTAACAG GTTTCCAGTTCCTCTGTGTCCTGAAATAATCCGATCAAGGTTGGAGAATAGTTATTACCGGAGTTTAGAAGCAGTGAATCATGACATAGATGTGATGATGGATAATGCTCAATCTTATTTTGCGAAACATGTTGATCTTTCACTCAGGATGGAACGTCTATCAAAGTGGTATACTAAGAAACTCACTAAACTATGA
- the LOC136217651 gene encoding uncharacterized protein isoform X2 has product MIDLSRFGRWKLHFACQVAKAMNFLIACCHVLKGDITDLAVSSNNALVASASNDFVIRVWRLPDGLPISVLRGHTGAVTAIAFSPRPSSVYQLLSSSDDGTCRIWDARYSHCSPRIYVPKPSNSVAGKDNVPSSTGPSSSNGLQSNQILCCAYNANGTVFVTGSSDTLARVWSACKSSTDDSEQLIHEIDVLSGHENDVNYVQFSGCTAASRSSLPDTLKEERIPKFKNTWFCHDNIVTCSRDGSAIIWAPRSRRSHGKSLRWTKLYHLKVPPPPLPPQPPRGGPRQRILPTPRGVNMIVWSLDNRFVLAAIMDCRICVWNAADSSLVHSLTGHTASSYVLDVHPFNPRIAMSAGYDGRTIVWDIWEGVPIRVYEIGLGRFKLVDGKFSPDGTSIVLSDDVGQIHLINTGQGESQKDAKYDQFFLGDYLPVIRDASGNVLDQESQLPPHRRNLQDPICDSSFIPYPEPYQTMFQQRRLGALGVEWRPPSIKFTVGPDFSLGLDYQMPPLEDLDRMIEPLPEFLDAIFWEPEIEIISDDADSEYNLAEDCPSEGEQGSLRYISPSDSDCSMEDSDIDHDREDGLRRSRRRKHKTDVGSSGRRVKKRNLNERDGLVSGSNGVKKQKSGRKVPKRTSSRGKPSRPQRVAARNAINMFSRIKGSSTDGDDSEDDTSSSESGFQDSITERNITEGYLHIAEDKYTKEEMHALDAEKIAKCPELPESQPNVGDRKKLVLKFSLRHSKKPVSPDNIINVQRQIDNVTSCSQSLQEIGISSSSKDPGSCSSNGFGLELSENHNKGNITGIAYPAKAENEIGRFSGENEGKIRWGEVKTRSSKHSRLGDATPGDSSVGFDANYDAQLESMSNIKEDQELFEVDPAGRTEDHVPSALVQSSLTFSPSLSADLKSKCGASVVTINGAPDDGVRDLSGSDKCRNFGSLGESEYSGSNHCQGLKENPPPKLTRLKIKVGDLQTPSSILMHRGSENGFQENTLDIMYKNPSREQKNQLLRVAARDEDSSRSTSLYDVRERESLQKSRAHLEDSDHSEEENVADAIRRTRSMKMKATSREPNDVNYKKRVKLGRDLVGISNDDGTELPSEERIVRSRCARNRRGDSDSRYLISRKPSHPARKLSWLILSELEDGYRYIPQLGDEVVYLRQGHQEYIESRSDKLPDVGPWTSIKGCLSAVEICKVERLDYATYPGSGDSCCKIVLRFTNPQSDVFGKAFKLTLPELINFPDFVVEKTWYDAAISRNWSHRDKCRVWWRNENGEDGSWWDGRVVSSEAKSKEFPDSPWERYTIRYKSDESDCHRHSPWELHDPDMPWEHPHIDLVTRDNLLSAFEKLERSVSKNQDYYGIQKLNEASHRLDFFNRFPVPLCPEIIRSRLENSYYRSLEAVNHDIDVMMDNAQSYFAKHVDLSLRMERLSKWYTKKLTKL; this is encoded by the exons ATGATCGACTTGTCAAGATTTGGTCGATGGAAACTGCATTTTGCTTGTCAAGTTGCAAAGGCCATGAA TTTCCTCATTGCATGTTGCCATGTTCTCAAGGGTGATATTACTGACTTGGCTGTGAGTTCAAACAATGCTTTAGTGGCATCTGCTTCTAACGATTTTGTCATCCGAGTA TGGCGCTTGCCAGATGGGTTGCCAATTTCAGTGTTGCGAGGGCATACTGGAGCTGTTACTGCTATTGCTTTTAGTCCCAGGCCTAGTTCTGTATACCAGCTTTTATC GTCATCAGATGATGGAACTTGTCGAATCTGGGATGCTAGATATTCCCATTGCAGTCCACGAATTTATGTGCCAAAACCTTCAAACAGTGTTGCTG GTAAGGATAATGTTCCATCTAGTACCGGTCCCTCCTCGAGCAATGGTTTGCAGAGCAATCAGATTTTATGTTGTGCTTACAATGCTAACGGGACAGTGTTTGTCACTGGTAGCTCAGACACCTTAGCGAGG GTTTGGAGTGCCTGCAAATCTAGCACAGATGACTCAGAACAATTAATTCATGAGATTGATGTATTGTCTGGCCATGAGAATGATGTCAATTATGTCCAATTCAG TGGCTGTACTGCAGCATCAAGATCTTCATTGCCCGACACCTTGAAGGAGGAGCGTATtcctaaatttaaaaataccTG GTTCTGTCATGACAACATTGTTACCTGTTCTCGTGATGGTAGCGCAATAATATGGGCTCCTAGATCACGTAGATCCCAT GGAAAATCTTTACGCTGGACAAAGCTTTATCATCTGAAGGTTCCACCTCCCCCACTGCCTCCACAACCGCCACGTGGAGGTCCACGCCAGAGAATTCTTCCAACTCCTCGCGGCGTTAATATGATTGTGTGGAGCTTGGATAACCGTTTTGTGCTTGCAGCTATAATGG ATTGCAGAATATGTGTTTGGAATGCAGCTGATAGTAGCTTAGTACATTCTTTGACTGGTCATACGGCATCT TCTTATGTGTTAGATGTTCATCCTTTCAACCCTCGGATAGCTATGAGTGCAGGGTATGATGGGAGAACAATAGTCTGGGAT ATATGGGAGGGAGTTCCTATCCGAGTATATGAAATTGGACTGGGGCGTTTCAAGTTGGTTGATGGAAAATTTTCTCC GGATGGAACATCAATAGTGCTTTCAGATGATGTTGGCCAGATACATTTGATAAACACTGGCCAGGGTGAGTCGCAGAAGGATGCCAAATACGATCAG TTCTTCCTTGGTGATTATCTGCCAGTTATCAGAGATGCTTCTGGAAATGTTCTTGATCAG GAGTCACAGCTCCCTCCACATCGAAGGAATCTTCAGGACCCTATCTGTGATTCCA GTTTTATTCCGTATCCAGAACCTTACCAGACAATGTTCCAGCAACGGAGACTTGGTGCTCTTGGTGTTGAGTGGCGCCCTCCATCTATAAAATTTACTGTTGGTCCAGATTTCAGTTTAGGCCTAGATTATCAAATGCCTCCTTTAGAAGACTTGGATAGAATGATTGAGCCACTACCCGAGTTTTTAGATGCCATTTTCTGGGAACCAGAAATTGAAATCATAAGTGATGACGCTGATTCAGAGTATAATCTTGCGGAAGACTGCCCGAGTGAAGGTGAGCAAGGTAGTTTGCGTTACATCTCTCCCAGTGACTCAGATTGTAGCATGGAGGACAGTGACATTGATCATGATCGGGAAGATGGTCTTCGTAggtcaagaagaagaaaacacAAGACTGAT GTTGGGTCCTCGGGGAGGCGTGTCAAGAAGAGGAATTTGAATGAACGTGATGGCTTGGTATCTGGAAGTAATGGAGTTAAGAAACAAAAAAGTGGCCGCAAAGTTCCCAAGAGGACATCTTCCAGGGGCAAGCCATCCCGGCCTCAGCGTGTTGCAGCACGCAATGCTATAAATATGTTTTCCAGAATTAAAGGTTCATCTACTGATGGAGATGATTCAGAAGATGATACATCCAGCAGCGAATCAGGTTTCCAAGATTCAATCACTGAAAGAAATATAACTGAAGGATACTTGCATATCGCGGAAGATAAATATACAAAAGAAGAAATGCATGCACTTGATGCTGAGAAAATAGCCAAATGTCCTGAGCTTCCTGAATCTCAACCAAATGTGGGAGACAGGAAGAAACTAGTCTTGAAGTTTTCATTGCGTCACTCAAAGAAGCCTGTATCTCCAGATAACATAATCAATGTTCAGAGACAAATTGATAATGTAACTTCATGTAGCCAATCTCTTCAAGAAATTGGGATAAGCAGTAGCTCCAAAGATCCAGGGTCGTGTTCCTCGAATGGATTTGGTCTGGAGTTGTCTGAAAACCATAATAAAGGTAATATTACTGGCATTGCGTACCCTGCAAAGGCTGAAAACGAAATAGGGAGATTTTCTGGTGAGAATGAAGGAAAAATCAGATGGGGAGAGGTCAAGACCCGTTCTTCCAAGCATTCAAGATTAGGAGATGCGACTCCAGGTGATTCTTCTGTTGGATTCGATGCTAATTATGATGCACAACTGGAAAGCATGAGTAATATTAAAGA GGATCAGGAACTGTTTGAGGTGGATCCGGCTGGAAGAACTGAAGATCATGTTCCTTCAGCTTTAGTACAGAGTAGTTTGACATTTTCACCATCACTGTCAGCTGATCTCAAATCAAAATGTGGTGCTTCTGTAGTCACTATTAATGGAGCCCCAGATGATGGAGTCCGAGATTTGTCTGGTTCTGATAAATGCAGAAATTTTGGTTCATTGGGAGAAAGTGAATATTCTGGTTCAAATCATTGCCAGGGACTAAAAGAGAATCCTCCTCCAAAGTTAACAAGGTTAAAGATAAAAGTAGGGGACTTACAAACTCCTTCATCCATACTTATGCATCGGGGATCAGAGAATGGATTTCAAGAAAATACACTAGACATAATGTATAAAAATCCCTCACGAGAACAGAAAAATCAGCTTCTGAGAGTAGCAGCAAGAGATGAAGATTCCAGTAGATCAACTTCTTTGTATGATGTTCGAGAGAGGGAAAGCTTGCAAAAGAGCAGAGCTCATTTGGAGGATTCAGATCATAGTGAGGAAGAGAATGTTGCCGATGCAATACGCAGAACAAGATCAATGAAGATGAAGGCAACTTCACGGGAGCCAAATGATGTGAACTATAAGAAGAGGGTGAAATTGGGTCGTGACTTAGTGGGGATATCGAATGATGATGGTACTGAGCTCCCATCTGAAGAAAGGATAGTGAGGTCAAGGTGTGCTAGAAACAGGCGAGGTGATAGTGACTCGAGATATTTGATTTCAAGAAAGCCAAGTCACCCTGCAAGGAAATTGTCATGGCTGATCTTATCAGAACTGGAGGATGGTTATCGTTATATTCCCCAGCTAGGTGATGAAGTCGTGTATTTGAGACAG GGCCATCAAGAGTATATTGAATCAAGATCAGATAAGCTACCGGATGTAGGTCCCTGGACTTCAATTAAAGGATGTCTTAGTGCTGTGGAGATTTGCAAAGTTGAAAGGCTTGATTATGCCACGTATCCTGGTTCTGGGGATAGCTGCTGTAAAATTGTACTTAGATTTACAAATCCTCAATCTGATGTATTCGGTAAAGCATTCAAGTTGACCCTGCCTGAACTGATCAATTTTCCTGACTTTGTTGTTGAGAAAACATGGTATGATGCTGCTATCAGTAGAAATTGGAGCCATAGGGATAAATGCCGGGTGTGGTGGAGGAATGAAAATGGAGAAGATGGCAGCTGGTGGGACGGTAGGGTTGTTTCTTCAGAAGCAAAGTCAAAGGAGTTTCCTGATAGTCCGTGGGAGAGATATACCATCCGCTACAAGAGTGATGAATCTGATTGCCATCGTCACAGTCCTTGGGAACTGCATGATCCTGACATGCCATGGGAGCACCCTCATATTGATTTAGTGACAAGAGACAACTTGTTATCCGCTTTTGAAAAATTAGAACGATCAGTGAGCAAAAATCAG GATTATTACGGAATACAAAAACTGAATGAGGCATCTCATAGGTTGGATTTCTTTAACAG GTTTCCAGTTCCTCTGTGTCCTGAAATAATCCGATCAAGGTTGGAGAATAGTTATTACCGGAGTTTAGAAGCAGTGAATCATGACATAGATGTGATGATGGATAATGCTCAATCTTATTTTGCGAAACATGTTGATCTTTCACTCAGGATGGAACGTCTATCAAAGTGGTATACTAAGAAACTCACTAAACTATGA